The Paraphotobacterium marinum genome contains a region encoding:
- a CDS encoding uroporphyrinogen-III synthase yields MNFLIFRELNDFLEIKKGLKNFNILLNHSNIFNILPGPDLKFIRNKFLSLNTRDIIILTSKNSVISTSNYLKENNFFWPQNINYIAVGKRTAETFQELTTFEATYPSSYSSENLLELNIFKHLANRTQNVLILAGNNGRKLIYKTLKERFMSVSQLEVYNIKWNENAIDFNQWKIHNYTHLVVTSLNQLKFLETHCSASNKLWFNNCTILLPSMRIKIEAMKMGFKDCIIVKNVSNKAIINKIIDIYNLSK; encoded by the coding sequence ATGAACTTCTTAATTTTTCGAGAACTTAATGATTTTTTAGAAATAAAAAAAGGACTTAAAAATTTTAACATATTGCTAAACCATTCAAATATTTTTAATATATTGCCCGGACCGGATTTAAAATTTATTCGAAATAAATTTCTCTCTCTAAATACTCGAGATATCATAATACTTACAAGTAAAAACTCTGTTATAAGCACATCAAATTACTTAAAAGAAAATAATTTCTTTTGGCCTCAAAATATCAACTACATAGCTGTTGGTAAACGAACTGCAGAAACATTTCAAGAGTTAACAACTTTTGAAGCAACCTACCCTTCATCGTACTCTAGCGAAAACCTTCTCGAATTAAACATTTTTAAACATTTAGCCAATAGAACTCAAAATGTTTTAATTTTAGCTGGTAACAATGGAAGAAAGTTAATTTATAAAACATTAAAAGAAAGATTTATGAGTGTATCACAATTAGAAGTTTATAATATTAAATGGAATGAGAATGCGATTGATTTTAATCAATGGAAAATACATAATTATACTCATTTAGTTGTTACCAGTTTAAACCAATTGAAGTTTCTCGAAACACACTGTAGTGCCTCTAATAAATTATGGTTCAACAATTGCACTATACTTCTACCAAGCATGAGAATAAAAATAGAAGCGATGAAAATGGGGTTTAAGGACTGTATAATTGTAAAAAATGTATCAAACAAAGCTATAATCAATAAAATTATCGACATTTATAATTTATCTAAGTAG
- the hemC gene encoding hydroxymethylbilane synthase, with the protein MQNKKKIIIATRKSQLAMWQASYVKLKIESQSPDLECELLPLSTKGDKIQNTPLSKIGGKGLFVKEIQNALLEGKADIAVHSMKDLPKENPHELTITAVLERASPYDAMVSNKYESFDSLPINAIVGTSSARRSAQILLNRPDIQIKQLRGNVNTRLSKLDNNHYDAIILASAGLERIGLKKRITQILYPPLMIPAAAQGVIGIETCKDNTKLNQLIRSINNPNTEITTDAEKTFYNTLEGSCQTAIAAFATIDKEKLFLKGFISTANGDQVLMSYDVGSIKHPKTLGTSLAKKMLSSNSTIIMSQSTIK; encoded by the coding sequence ATGCAAAATAAGAAAAAAATTATTATAGCAACTAGAAAGAGTCAACTTGCTATGTGGCAAGCTAGTTATGTAAAGCTTAAAATTGAAAGTCAATCTCCTGACCTAGAGTGTGAACTTCTACCCTTATCGACGAAAGGCGATAAAATTCAAAATACCCCACTCAGTAAAATTGGTGGAAAGGGGCTTTTTGTTAAAGAAATACAAAATGCTTTATTAGAAGGAAAAGCTGATATCGCAGTGCACTCCATGAAAGACTTACCCAAAGAAAATCCTCATGAACTTACAATTACCGCCGTTCTTGAAAGGGCATCTCCTTATGATGCTATGGTTTCTAACAAATATGAATCTTTTGATTCTCTTCCTATTAATGCTATTGTTGGCACATCTAGTGCGAGAAGGTCAGCCCAAATACTTTTGAATAGGCCTGATATACAAATTAAGCAGTTACGAGGTAATGTCAACACCAGATTATCAAAATTAGATAATAATCATTATGATGCTATAATCTTAGCCTCTGCCGGTCTTGAACGCATAGGTTTGAAAAAAAGAATTACACAAATTCTATACCCCCCATTAATGATCCCAGCAGCAGCACAAGGCGTTATTGGAATAGAGACTTGTAAAGACAATACAAAGCTAAATCAGTTAATCCGTTCTATAAATAATCCTAATACAGAAATAACTACTGATGCAGAAAAAACATTCTACAATACCTTGGAAGGAAGTTGTCAAACAGCCATTGCTGCATTTGCAACCATTGACAAAGAAAAGCTATTTCTAAAGGGCTTCATTTCAACGGCCAATGGAGATCAGGTTTTAATGAGTTATGATGTTGGTTCAATTAAACACCCTAAAACCTTAGGTACATCTTTGGCTAAAAAAATGTTAAGTAGTAACTCAACAATAATTATGAGTCAATCAACAATAAAATGA